One Arachis hypogaea cultivar Tifrunner chromosome 2, arahy.Tifrunner.gnm2.J5K5, whole genome shotgun sequence genomic window, CCAAGTTGCAAGTCCACCTTGACGGAAACGATGACGTTTTCCGTGCCGAGTTGGGATCCTCCTCTGCTCACCGTATACTCATAATTTCGGTGAATCCTGTTCTTGAACCTCCTCCCTATTTGGGTAATGATTCTTCTTCTCCTGTTATTGGGTATTTGTTGGCTTGTACTCTTTATTCTGTGCATTGGTTCATTGTGAAGCATAGCTCTACTTTCAATAGGCCTGTTGTGTTACATGCCGGCGGTAAAGTTTTCAAGACATGTTCTGTTGTTCATGCTTGTTGGAGCCCTCATATATTGGAACAGAGTGTGGTGTTGTTAGGAAGTGGTCAATTGTTCTTGTTTGATTTGGAGTCTTATTGTCATGGTTCAAGTACTGCTTTCAGGGGGACTAGGTTGAAAGTTTCGTGGAATGATTCGGGTTATTGTAGTGATAGTGTGTGGGTGAGCTGTGAATTTAGCTGGCATCCTCGGATTTTGGTGGTTGCTCGTTCTGATGCCGTTTTCTTAGTTGATTTGAGATCCAAGGAATGTAATGTGAGTTGCCTAATGAAGATTGATATGTTGCGTATGTATGCTCTAAGCGAAAACGAGCAGTTTCTTGCCTTGTCAAAGGCAGGTCCTAACCATTTCTTCTGTGCAGTGGCTTCTAGCAGTCTTTTACTTCTCATTGATGCGAGGAAGCCTATGATGTCTGTGTTACAATGGATGCATAATATTGATGACCCTTGCTACATAACTGTGCTAAGCTTGTCTACCTTGAGGTCCCACTCAAGGGAAGATACTTTCAAGTTGGCTTCTGAGTATGGATATTGCATTATACTGGGATCATTTTGGAATTGTGACTTTAGTCTCTTCTGCTATGGACCTGAATTGCCATTCCAAAAAGGATATCTTGCTTCGAAACTTTCAAAGATTAACAAATCCTTCTGTGCTTGGGAGCTTCCGTCTGAGATCGATTTATCTGGCTGCAAGTGTCATTGTGGAGATTGTCTCTTAAGGGAAGAGCTGTCAAAGGATGCTCTTCCTGAATGGATTGATTGCCAGCTGAAGAAAGAGATTGTCTTGGGTTTTGGAATTTTAAGCAATGACCTGGCTGCCTTACTTTGTGAACCAGATGAAAATGGTCGATTTACACTGATAAGGCTATTGTCATCAGGAAAGTTTGAATTGCAAAGATATCATTCTTCTCCGGTTCCAGCTAGGAACTTAGATTACTGCCAGAAACAAGAATTATATTTGGACAAACACTTGCATCCCTTAAGCGAGGAGGAATACAAATTTCCAAAAAGATTTCATTACCTAAAATTGGCCTACTTTCAGGCATATGTAAGCGATAGTCTTACTAAATCACTACATAGGAAACTAGAAAAGATTCATATGCAAACTCGATGGAAGGAATCTTCTGCTACTGAAGTGCATGAGTTTTTATGCGAGAAATTAAATGCCTATGGGTTTGGTCGGTTAAGATCGTCTGCTGCAATTATTGCTGTCTTTAAAGATATAAAATTACCCACAAGCGTTCATGAAGTTGCTTTGAAGAGACTTTGGGCTGACTTGCCGATGGAGATATTGCAATtggcatttttgaattattctgAATGTCCGCAACTTGTAAACAAGCATAAGATAGCGCTAGATTTTTTAGCTTTACCTGACCTTCCTCAGTTGCCTCCATTCTTCTTACGGAAATCTTCATGCCACAGCAACGATGACATTGTGGGTCCAGTTAGGCCATTTCCTTTTCTACTTGTGCTAAATGAATTTTACAATGGTTGCTCAAGTTTGGAAGATGATGAGTTTTCAGTAGAAGCGGAGCTTGGACTTAAGTACAATGAAGTAATGAAGGTGGCAAGTGACATCACTGTTTCAACACATGGCTCTATGGACCTCAATGATGATGCAGTATCTCTTTCTCATGATCAAGAGGAAGCTTGGGATGGTTCCTTGAAACGAAAATCTTTTTTGTCATATCGGCCAATTGCATTCAATTGCTCCACTAAAGATTTTGTTACGGAGAACTCTGTTTATAGTGATGGAATTTATGATACATTTATGTTCCATGTCCGGAAGCCTGGGGAGCAGACAAAACTTCATGAAGGCGAGGTATTTGATGATCATTGCCCTGTTGAGTTGAGGCTTAATGCTTCATTGGAAAACTCGGAACCTCAAGGTTTAGAGGCATGTAATCTACTAAAGAAACATATGTCAAAATGGGAACAACATTTTGATTTGTATAAGGAGTTTTGTATTAATCTAGATTTGAAGTGATAGCTAATAGGTGGTCCttcattttttaatacaaacactattttatttttaattaatcttttttattattgtttatcatgtctctttttatttcccctttttattttgtgaagtctttatttattataatggagtagtttcctaatttgattgggagttgattaaaaggagaacattgaattggaatactcaagagttcaattgtaattagtttgttgttggttggcttgttagtcactaactctaatcctttccaagggagaggattaggacttgtgaataaaagttgacttttaacttgactttctttcattcgttgaaggttaactaagtagaaacaactactaattattaattgattttgagaaaattccaacaaggatagaactttcgaTTAATTCTCTtccggtcaagatttttatttaaattatagaaattctctaatttaatttcctatttaccaaactcaaaaccattttgAAAAATCTCTAATTAGTAAAATAGCaaatctttctgcaactcgttgggagacgacctgaaaCTCatattctcaatattttatttctaaaatttgtgacaacccttttttaaattgacaagtggatttttgctggttaagaattGTACTTGCAacattatttttcttaataattcttaatccgccaatttccgccacgtcataTGCTCGACTGATTTCCGGGAAAATATGCGTTGTATTtacctttttccccttttgggtGATGAAGCAAGCTTGAGGCCAGCTTTCATAATTTTCTTGGTAGAATTAGGTGGCCCCGTTTAATACTTTGATTAACATCTAGTGATTCTTAACTTGGCATAGTATGCTTTTTGTAAAAGAGCAGTTTCAAAATTTCGTTGCAGTTTTGCGTAGGATTTTGTTTTTCTGCCTCAAAACTGTTGCTACAAGATAATTGTCCGACTTATCCAGTGTTAAGGAATACAAAATTTCTCAATCCAAGAGAAAGATTGCTACTTTGTGCATAATTATCAAGGCCTTATAATCTTGTGTTCAATTGATCCTAAGATGTGATACTCTTTAATATCATGTTAGATATTTACACACAACAAatttttgttttgagttttgactCTTGTGCTGGATCAGTCCAATAATTGAACACTTAACCAATGCTGAGCAACTATCACATAGTATTAGAGCCCCAATGATCATGTATTCAAGAATTTGGTTCTTAGTCAACCATCTCTCTTGTAAAAGTTGAGTAAGGCTGAGTGCGAATGTTTATTTATTGTTCACACCTAATCGCAAAATCATATAGATATAAACCAATGATGGACCTTAACTTGCTGGACTAGTTAACCAGTAATCTTTTTTCAATACAGGATTTAGGAAATGAAACTGAAGCATGCTTCTGTTGTTTGCTTCAACATACACCTTCGATCAATATCCACATGTTCCAAAACCTATTAGTACGTACAAGGATGTAATAAGTATCATGACTCTCTTTGACTGATGAGTAATGATATACG contains:
- the LOC112745690 gene encoding uncharacterized protein — translated: MEFSQEWRSFIPIGTPGGSTVAPLLLSEPTTTLGPLKFNPNRNSLTPLFSSSLFPSLHLPPILSPSRFLSSDSLLPSTASSLSSFAQNDDASPSSYFLTNRLHLLAYPDRKNAVVFFPTGLNDDKIGFFMLSVTNSKLQVHLDGNDDVFRAELGSSSAHRILIISVNPVLEPPPYLGNDSSSPVIGYLLACTLYSVHWFIVKHSSTFNRPVVLHAGGKVFKTCSVVHACWSPHILEQSVVLLGSGQLFLFDLESYCHGSSTAFRGTRLKVSWNDSGYCSDSVWVSCEFSWHPRILVVARSDAVFLVDLRSKECNVSCLMKIDMLRMYALSENEQFLALSKAGPNHFFCAVASSSLLLLIDARKPMMSVLQWMHNIDDPCYITVLSLSTLRSHSREDTFKLASEYGYCIILGSFWNCDFSLFCYGPELPFQKGYLASKLSKINKSFCAWELPSEIDLSGCKCHCGDCLLREELSKDALPEWIDCQLKKEIVLGFGILSNDLAALLCEPDENGRFTLIRLLSSGKFELQRYHSSPVPARNLDYCQKQELYLDKHLHPLSEEEYKFPKRFHYLKLAYFQAYVSDSLTKSLHRKLEKIHMQTRWKESSATEVHEFLCEKLNAYGFGRLRSSAAIIAVFKDIKLPTSVHEVALKRLWADLPMEILQLAFLNYSECPQLVNKHKIALDFLALPDLPQLPPFFLRKSSCHSNDDIVGPVRPFPFLLVLNEFYNGCSSLEDDEFSVEAELGLKYNEVMKVASDITVSTHGSMDLNDDAVSLSHDQEEAWDGSLKRKSFLSYRPIAFNCSTKDFVTENSVYSDGIYDTFMFHVRKPGEQTKLHEGEVFDDHCPVELRLNASLENSEPQGLEACNLLKKHMSKWEQHFDLYKEFCINLDLK